The stretch of DNA CTTGCTACTGCGCCGTCTAATGAATCAAAAGAAACAGCAATTAGTAAAAATATTGCGCTAAATAGTCCTGGTAGAAAGATGATTGAGAGAGATGCTGCAAAAGTTAACAGAGTACAAAAAATAGTTAATGAATTTGGAGAAATATTCATTTTTGAAAGGAAGCTCGCTATGGGATAAATAATAGGTTTTACTAATTTTCTCTTATCTATTTCCATTTATTAACCTGCCACCTATTTTTTGTGCAATATTTTTAATGTCTGAGTTTAGCCTTGTTCTTGCAATTCTCAAATGTTCTTTTATGCTCCAAAATTCTCCACATGCTATAGTTTGTCTATTTATTATAGCTCTTTTTACGTCTTCAAGCGTTTTTACGTTGTCTGGAAACAGCGTATACGCACTTCCTATTGTGTCTAGTGTATGAGAATCGGTTCCTGCGAGTTCTGCTAAATTTAATGTCTTATTTAAATCTATCACCTTTTGTCTAATCACTCTGCCAGCAAGTGTAGGATTTATTATTTCTATTGCGTCTGGTTTCGGAAAGTTTTCTTTTTTAAATATATTTTTTATACAACGAAGTGGGATGCTGTATGTTAGGGGGCTCATTGGGTGGGGGAGAACTATTATTCCTCCTGATTCATAGGTTATTTCTATAGTTTTGTAAAGGCTAGTGAATTTTCTAATATGCCTGTCTATAAAAAGGCATATTATATGGCCCTGGAGCGTAGTTACTTCGACTCCTGGAACGACAATTATGCCATATTTTTCGCCTAATTCGGCTGCTTTTAGAGAGCCCTTTATGTTGTCGTGATCGGTTATGGCTATTATTTTAAGATCAGTATTTCTTGCTGCATATTTTACAATCTCTTCTGGCGAAGCTATTCCATCACTAAAGCTGCTGTGTATGTGAAGGTCGCCTTTAATAAATTTTTTATCCATTTTTTATCTCCATAGGCAGAAAGATGTACCACTGATTTGGGTACTTGATTACATATTTTTCGAAAGAGTTTGCCCATTCTTGCATAGCTATCCTGTAATCTTTCTTGGGTTCAATATAATT from Thermodesulfobium sp. 4217-1 encodes:
- a CDS encoding CehA/McbA family metallohydrolase; translated protein: MDKKFIKGDLHIHSSFSDGIASPEEIVKYAARNTDLKIIAITDHDNIKGSLKAAELGEKYGIIVVPGVEVTTLQGHIICLFIDRHIRKFTSLYKTIEITYESGGIIVLPHPMSPLTYSIPLRCIKNIFKKENFPKPDAIEIINPTLAGRVIRQKVIDLNKTLNLAELAGTDSHTLDTIGSAYTLFPDNVKTLEDVKRAIINRQTIACGEFWSIKEHLRIARTRLNSDIKNIAQKIGGRLINGNR